One genomic window of Aquisalimonas sp. 2447 includes the following:
- a CDS encoding phosphoenolpyruvate hydrolase family protein has protein sequence MQGVDKLLAGKEDRFFVGAAIGTGLMAQAAERGQADFLLALNVGRLRSMGLPSISSMLPFAAANEVVVDFVSNELTHPTRLPVFAGLCVWESSDQLDSRLRAIASLGLAGVVNFPTTVHYPESAARTLDAHGLGFAAELELLAHARALGLRVLVYVKTRDQAEMAAEIKPDFLCVNFGWNAGGRLTELQPEVSIDEAILRARDIAKVTRLRSPKTICLIEGGPVVNPSQVAEICVESGMRGYIGGSTIDRLPLENAAVDATLAFKSAGLRRQRESSERAGLLQRAAAAGLHGGSRALTDSLWHLKALADGLGPVVISGETGTQRHAAVRFICAEAGHQPDPATLLTADYVEPQLGMRLFGHGDGREGLLLECDGQPLLIEPLEGLSRRWQRKLGRLILNGMVTPFRGHRAVGTRPWLLLLTEYRLADLAASGHLIDELYQLLRMREVRMPSLEERIESLGEILQGYCAARGFNLRFSESAIGLLQQHNWPGNLPELGAFVDRLRATGFSGEVSARMVEPLLNDATPDVGFGRRKQLAREESEWLLAALRRHAFNRTATARALGISRKTLYNRMRRLGL, from the coding sequence GTGCAAGGTGTTGACAAACTCTTGGCAGGGAAAGAAGACCGTTTTTTCGTGGGAGCTGCGATCGGTACAGGGCTGATGGCTCAGGCCGCCGAGCGGGGTCAGGCCGACTTTCTTCTGGCCCTGAACGTTGGACGCTTGCGCTCGATGGGTCTGCCATCAATCAGCTCGATGCTTCCGTTTGCGGCGGCCAACGAAGTCGTAGTGGACTTCGTCTCGAATGAACTTACCCACCCGACCCGCCTGCCGGTTTTCGCAGGTCTGTGCGTTTGGGAATCGTCTGATCAGTTAGATTCTCGCCTCCGAGCCATCGCCTCTCTCGGTCTTGCGGGCGTGGTGAACTTCCCGACTACAGTCCACTATCCAGAGTCTGCTGCACGCACACTTGACGCGCACGGGCTTGGGTTCGCCGCAGAACTCGAACTCCTGGCGCACGCACGCGCGCTTGGGTTGCGTGTCCTTGTATACGTCAAAACCAGAGATCAGGCAGAGATGGCCGCGGAGATAAAGCCCGATTTCCTCTGCGTGAACTTCGGCTGGAACGCAGGCGGACGCCTCACCGAATTGCAGCCGGAGGTGTCCATCGATGAGGCGATTCTTCGCGCGCGCGACATTGCCAAGGTCACCCGTTTGCGCTCGCCGAAGACCATCTGCCTCATCGAGGGCGGGCCTGTTGTAAACCCGAGCCAGGTTGCCGAGATCTGCGTGGAGTCAGGCATGCGGGGCTATATCGGCGGCTCCACGATAGACCGTCTGCCGCTGGAGAACGCCGCGGTCGATGCCACACTGGCGTTCAAGTCCGCCGGGCTGCGCCGTCAACGCGAGAGCAGCGAGCGTGCCGGGCTGCTGCAGCGGGCGGCGGCGGCGGGTCTGCATGGCGGGTCCCGTGCCCTGACAGATTCTCTGTGGCATCTGAAAGCACTGGCAGATGGGTTGGGCCCAGTGGTGATCTCAGGGGAAACTGGGACCCAGCGCCACGCGGCAGTGCGCTTCATTTGCGCTGAAGCCGGCCATCAACCTGATCCCGCGACCTTGCTCACGGCAGACTACGTTGAGCCCCAGCTTGGTATGCGGTTGTTCGGTCACGGCGACGGGCGAGAGGGCTTGCTGTTGGAGTGTGATGGCCAGCCACTGCTGATTGAGCCACTGGAGGGATTGTCGCGGCGCTGGCAGCGAAAGCTCGGACGGCTGATTCTCAATGGCATGGTCACCCCTTTTCGAGGTCATCGGGCCGTTGGCACCCGTCCTTGGTTGTTACTGCTCACGGAGTATCGCCTTGCAGACCTTGCCGCTAGCGGCCATCTGATCGACGAACTGTACCAACTCCTGCGCATGCGAGAGGTTAGGATGCCATCACTTGAGGAACGTATTGAATCTTTAGGTGAAATACTGCAGGGATACTGTGCTGCACGTGGGTTCAACCTGCGTTTTTCCGAGTCCGCAATCGGTCTTCTGCAGCAGCATAATTGGCCTGGCAACCTGCCTGAGTTGGGCGCTTTTGTTGATCGGCTGAGAGCGACAGGGTTTAGCGGTGAGGTTAGCGCTCGGATGGTAGAGCCATTGCTGAATGACGCAACCCCTGATGTCGGGTTCGGCCGCCGTAAGCAACTCGCAAGAGAGGAGTCCGAGTGGTTGCTTGCCGCCCTTCGCAGGCACGCGTTCAATCGGACCGCGACCGCGCGTGCTCTGGGGATTAGCCGTAAGACTCTCTACAACCGTATGCGCCGACTCGGCCTCTGA
- the ubiH gene encoding 2-octaprenyl-6-methoxyphenyl hydroxylase, with amino-acid sequence MTSAASVDVVIAGGGLVGASLAIALARSGLSVHVVDPVTAEAPAQPSYDDRSTALAPTSRRILEALGLWSAIAPEIGPIRRIHVSDQGGFGMTRMDAAREGLDALGYVAPNRVLGRALRGALERLPGTVQTVTDSVATVHTDEDTARVELGSGASLSARLLVAADGTHSALREHLGLQVRETDYGQHGVVANVTPAREPAGEAFERFTPEGPLALLPLPGGHCSLVWTVAPDHAEALTAMGEAAFLAALQDAFGYRLGRFLRVGHRVSYPLRLSRSDRRVTERGVVIGNAARTLHPVAGQGFNLALRDVAELAERVHGAARAGGDPGGGQLLAAYAVARQPDHRRVTAFTDALVRLFSNRVPGLRLARNAGLMGMELLPGPRDALMRQAMGRSGRLPRLARGLPLESTHG; translated from the coding sequence GTGACATCCGCGGCGTCGGTGGATGTGGTCATTGCCGGCGGTGGCCTGGTGGGTGCCAGTCTGGCCATTGCACTGGCCCGTAGCGGGCTGAGCGTGCACGTGGTTGATCCGGTGACTGCCGAAGCGCCGGCGCAGCCCAGCTACGACGATCGCAGCACTGCCCTGGCGCCCACCAGCCGTCGCATCCTCGAGGCCCTGGGGCTCTGGTCCGCAATCGCACCGGAGATCGGACCCATCCGCCGCATCCATGTCTCCGATCAGGGTGGCTTCGGGATGACCCGCATGGACGCCGCCCGCGAGGGGCTGGACGCCCTGGGCTACGTGGCGCCGAATCGTGTGCTTGGTCGGGCGCTGCGGGGCGCGCTGGAGCGCCTGCCCGGCACGGTGCAGACGGTCACGGACAGTGTCGCCACCGTGCACACCGATGAAGACACCGCCCGGGTGGAACTCGGCAGTGGTGCGTCGCTGTCTGCCCGGTTGCTGGTCGCCGCCGACGGCACCCACTCGGCCCTGCGCGAGCACCTGGGTCTGCAGGTACGGGAAACGGACTATGGCCAGCACGGCGTGGTCGCCAACGTGACCCCGGCCAGGGAGCCTGCCGGCGAGGCGTTCGAGCGGTTCACGCCGGAGGGGCCGCTGGCGCTGCTGCCGTTGCCCGGGGGGCACTGCTCCCTGGTCTGGACCGTCGCGCCGGACCATGCGGAGGCGTTGACTGCCATGGGCGAGGCCGCGTTCCTGGCGGCCCTGCAGGATGCCTTCGGGTATCGCCTGGGCAGGTTCCTGCGGGTGGGTCATCGTGTGAGTTACCCGCTGCGCCTGAGTCGCAGCGACCGCCGCGTCACCGAGCGCGGTGTTGTCATCGGCAACGCCGCGCGAACCCTGCACCCGGTGGCCGGGCAGGGGTTCAACCTGGCCCTGCGGGATGTCGCTGAGCTGGCGGAACGGGTGCACGGGGCCGCACGGGCTGGAGGGGATCCGGGGGGTGGGCAGCTCCTGGCAGCCTATGCGGTGGCCCGGCAGCCCGACCATCGCCGGGTCACGGCGTTCACCGACGCCCTGGTGCGTCTGTTTTCCAATCGCGTCCCGGGCCTGCGCCTGGCGCGCAACGCCGGCCTCATGGGCATGGAACTGCTGCCGGGGCCACGGGATGCACTCATGCGTCAGGCCATGGGGCGCAGTGGTCGCCTGCCTCGCCTGGCGCGCGGTCTGCCGCTGGAGAGTACCCATGGCTGA
- a CDS encoding ATP-binding cassette domain-containing protein, protein MFSEDITRLPAHQRIRRGLRRTYQTSLVFPELSVLDNLFLAEQGVHGGRQSFLWVAPDNPHRQRAQELAEFVGLESWIGTLAGELSHGQKRQLEIGMALAGQPRLVLFDEPAAGLSQSERGRLREILFGLPRSITFVIIEHDLEVALSVADRITVLHQGAFFRSGTPAEIEADESVQEIYLGRRSDE, encoded by the coding sequence ATGTTCTCCGAGGACATTACCCGATTGCCGGCGCACCAGCGTATCCGGCGCGGCCTGCGCCGCACCTACCAAACATCATTGGTTTTTCCGGAACTCAGTGTGCTGGATAACCTTTTTCTCGCTGAACAGGGTGTCCACGGCGGTCGTCAATCCTTCCTCTGGGTGGCTCCTGACAACCCCCATCGGCAACGCGCCCAGGAACTCGCGGAGTTCGTCGGCCTGGAATCGTGGATCGGCACCCTGGCGGGCGAGCTTTCCCATGGCCAGAAGCGCCAGCTGGAAATTGGCATGGCGTTGGCGGGGCAACCGCGGCTTGTGCTCTTCGATGAGCCGGCCGCCGGTCTGTCGCAGTCAGAGCGCGGTCGACTACGTGAGATCCTGTTTGGCCTGCCGCGATCTATCACGTTCGTCATTATTGAACACGATCTCGAGGTAGCGCTCAGCGTTGCCGATCGAATCACCGTCCTGCACCAGGGTGCCTTCTTCCGTTCGGGAACACCCGCGGAGATCGAGGCGGACGAGTCGGTGCAGGAAATCTACCTGGGGCGGAGAAGCGATGAATAG
- the pepP gene encoding Xaa-Pro aminopeptidase has protein sequence MDQKEYARRRRELMNLMGENAVAVVAAAPERPRNRDVQHPYRQDSDFHYLTGFPEPEAVLVLIPGREQGETILFCRERDPDKEVWDGPRAGQDGACAHYGADDAFPVDDIDDILPGMLEGKDRLYCTMGLNPDFDQAILGWVNQVRTRARAGARAPGEFVALEHPLHEMRLIKSPAELEQMRAAAQVSAEAHRRAMAACHPGMPEYALEAEFQYVFRRNNGWQAYPPIVGGGRNGCILHYINNAATLRDGDLVLIDAGVEIDCYASDITRTFPVNGRFSAEQRAVYEIVLAAQEAAIAAVRPGNHWNMPHEAALQILVQGLVDLGLLQGEVDALIEDEAYRPFFMHRTGHWLGMDVHDVGDYRIDGEWRLLEPGMVLTIEPGLYIADSIPEVDSRWRNIGVRIEDDVAVTAEGHDILSAGVPKTVADIEAAMVGD, from the coding sequence ATGGACCAGAAGGAATATGCCCGCCGACGCCGGGAACTCATGAACCTGATGGGCGAGAACGCGGTGGCCGTCGTCGCCGCCGCCCCCGAGCGCCCGCGCAATCGCGACGTCCAGCACCCCTACCGGCAGGACAGCGACTTTCACTACCTCACCGGGTTTCCGGAGCCGGAGGCAGTCCTGGTGTTGATCCCGGGGCGCGAACAGGGTGAGACCATCCTGTTCTGCCGCGAGCGCGATCCCGACAAGGAAGTCTGGGACGGCCCCCGGGCGGGGCAGGACGGCGCCTGCGCGCATTACGGCGCCGACGACGCGTTCCCCGTGGACGATATCGACGACATCCTGCCGGGCATGCTGGAAGGCAAGGACCGGCTCTATTGCACCATGGGGCTCAACCCGGATTTCGACCAGGCCATCCTTGGCTGGGTGAACCAGGTGCGCACCCGCGCCCGGGCCGGTGCCCGGGCTCCGGGCGAATTCGTCGCCCTGGAGCATCCGCTGCACGAGATGCGCCTGATCAAGAGCCCGGCGGAGCTGGAGCAGATGCGCGCTGCGGCCCAGGTATCCGCCGAGGCGCACCGGCGGGCGATGGCGGCCTGCCACCCTGGCATGCCGGAATACGCCCTGGAAGCCGAGTTCCAGTATGTGTTCCGTCGCAACAACGGCTGGCAGGCCTATCCGCCCATTGTCGGCGGCGGGCGCAACGGCTGCATCCTCCACTACATCAACAACGCTGCCACGCTCCGTGACGGCGATCTGGTGCTCATTGATGCCGGCGTGGAGATCGACTGTTACGCCTCCGACATCACCCGCACCTTCCCGGTCAACGGCCGCTTCAGTGCCGAGCAGCGCGCCGTCTACGAGATCGTGCTCGCTGCTCAGGAGGCCGCCATCGCCGCGGTGCGGCCCGGGAATCACTGGAACATGCCCCACGAGGCGGCGCTGCAGATTCTGGTGCAGGGGCTGGTGGACCTGGGTCTGCTGCAGGGCGAGGTGGACGCACTTATCGAGGACGAGGCCTATCGCCCCTTCTTCATGCACCGCACCGGTCACTGGCTGGGCATGGACGTCCACGATGTGGGCGACTACCGCATCGACGGTGAATGGCGGCTGCTGGAGCCGGGCATGGTGCTGACCATCGAGCCCGGGCTCTACATTGCCGACAGCATCCCCGAGGTGGATTCCCGCTGGCGCAACATCGGCGTGCGCATCGAGGACGATGTGGCTGTGACCGCCGAAGGCCACGATATCCTCAGTGCCGGTGTGCCGAAGACGGTGGCCGACATCGAGGCGGCCATGGTGGGGGATTGA
- a CDS encoding branched-chain amino acid ABC transporter permease, with the protein MVMRWLRRPTPGEWALLGILVFIVPAVASDFWLVQVFARAMILGLIALGLAFLAGFAGIVSLAQMTIAGVAAYTVAIFSTTDPGLQATLPPEITVILALSLAVAVASFVGWLAVRTTGIYTIMITLAIAVTFSIFARQNYVVMGGFTGFTGVAAPAFAGVPLRLPLPFYFLCLIVTVAGYWTIRHLRRTPFGLSLQGIRDGARRMAALGYNVHAHRILAYALAGLLAGAGGILMVWFNTRIDPSTVSVMPVINILIIAIIGGLGHPIGAFIEALIFVLLDIFAADLIPGARERFNLLVGVIFLLIVAFSRDGVVGIWKSYIRSMRTREPGA; encoded by the coding sequence ATGGTGATGCGATGGCTGAGACGACCCACCCCCGGGGAGTGGGCTCTGCTGGGAATTCTGGTATTTATTGTTCCTGCAGTGGCCAGTGATTTCTGGTTGGTTCAGGTGTTCGCTCGCGCGATGATTCTAGGCCTAATTGCTCTTGGCCTAGCCTTTCTCGCTGGTTTTGCGGGTATCGTCTCTCTCGCGCAGATGACCATCGCAGGAGTCGCCGCTTACACGGTGGCTATTTTCAGCACAACGGATCCTGGTTTGCAGGCGACTCTGCCTCCAGAAATCACAGTTATTCTCGCCCTTTCGCTCGCCGTTGCGGTGGCAAGCTTTGTTGGTTGGTTGGCAGTGCGAACCACCGGCATTTACACGATCATGATCACGCTAGCCATTGCCGTAACGTTTTCTATTTTTGCCCGTCAAAATTATGTGGTGATGGGTGGCTTCACTGGATTTACAGGAGTGGCTGCGCCCGCGTTCGCGGGAGTGCCATTGCGGTTACCTTTGCCCTTCTATTTTCTCTGCCTGATAGTAACTGTCGCTGGCTACTGGACAATCCGCCATTTGCGCCGCACGCCTTTTGGGCTCTCCCTGCAGGGAATCCGTGATGGAGCCCGTCGAATGGCCGCACTTGGCTACAACGTTCATGCTCACCGCATACTTGCCTATGCCTTGGCAGGCCTCCTCGCGGGAGCGGGCGGGATTCTTATGGTCTGGTTTAATACCCGTATTGACCCGTCTACGGTCTCCGTTATGCCAGTGATAAACATTCTCATCATCGCCATTATTGGTGGTCTTGGGCACCCGATCGGTGCGTTTATCGAGGCATTGATATTCGTGCTTTTGGATATATTCGCTGCTGACCTAATTCCTGGAGCACGGGAGCGTTTCAATCTTCTTGTAGGAGTGATTTTTCTGCTTATCGTAGCGTTTTCCCGCGACGGAGTCGTTGGTATCTGGAAATCGTATATCCGCTCCATGCGGACCCGAGAGCCGGGTGCGTGA
- a CDS encoding IS66 family transposase, which translates to MKRADTNTLPSSSDLQRELDEQRALVERLQAQLAEKEAAWAAEKRSLFEQIRLLLDNRFGPSTEKYSIKQQDLFFDEAESLVEEPAESGETAEAEEENQPAPSGGKRRRGGRAPLPPELPRVDIVHDLPEDEQQCACGCGALTRIGEEVTEQLDIIPAQIQVLRHVRIKYACRACEDGVQIADLPPQPLPKSNASPGLLAYIATAKYQDALPLYRQEQVFKRLGLELPRNTLARWMVEMGTLLAPLAERLRAHLQGAELIHMDETTVQVNTEPGRAASSTSYMWVQRGGPPGAEVVLFDYDPSRSGQVPRRLLDDYDGILLTDGYEGYAQVVRDNAITHAGCWAHARRQFVEAQKAQPKGKTGKADRALASIGKLYRVEREAQGLPVEERERLRATHSQPLIKDLRQWLDQSLEKVPPKTAIGKAVHYLNSQWPRLIRFLDDGRIPLDNNPAENAIRPFVVGRKNWLFSHTQRGAHASATIYSVIETAKINGLEPYAYLLEVLKNLPAATTDEAITDLLPWNQDESLYALKSAE; encoded by the coding sequence ATGAAACGGGCCGATACCAACACGTTGCCATCCAGTTCCGATCTCCAGCGCGAGCTCGACGAACAGCGCGCTCTGGTCGAACGCCTCCAGGCCCAACTCGCCGAGAAGGAGGCCGCGTGGGCGGCAGAGAAGCGCTCGCTGTTCGAGCAAATCCGGCTGCTGCTGGACAACCGCTTCGGCCCCTCCACCGAGAAGTACAGCATCAAGCAGCAGGACCTGTTCTTCGACGAGGCCGAGAGCCTGGTGGAAGAGCCCGCCGAGTCAGGTGAGACTGCCGAGGCGGAAGAGGAAAACCAGCCGGCCCCCAGTGGCGGCAAGCGTCGCCGGGGTGGGCGCGCCCCACTGCCGCCGGAGCTGCCTCGCGTGGACATCGTCCACGATCTCCCCGAGGACGAACAGCAGTGCGCCTGCGGCTGCGGTGCGCTCACCCGCATCGGCGAAGAGGTCACCGAGCAGCTCGACATCATCCCGGCCCAGATCCAGGTGCTGCGCCATGTGCGCATCAAGTACGCCTGCCGGGCCTGCGAGGACGGTGTCCAGATCGCCGATCTGCCGCCGCAGCCGCTGCCGAAGAGCAACGCGAGCCCCGGACTGCTTGCCTATATCGCCACCGCCAAGTACCAGGACGCGCTGCCGCTGTACCGCCAGGAGCAGGTCTTCAAACGACTGGGCCTGGAGCTGCCACGGAACACGCTCGCCCGCTGGATGGTGGAGATGGGCACGTTGCTCGCCCCACTGGCCGAGCGCCTGCGCGCCCATCTGCAAGGCGCGGAACTCATCCACATGGACGAGACGACCGTGCAGGTGAACACCGAGCCCGGGCGTGCTGCCTCCAGCACCTCGTACATGTGGGTCCAGCGCGGCGGACCACCCGGTGCCGAGGTGGTGCTGTTCGACTACGACCCCAGCCGCTCGGGCCAGGTCCCGCGCCGCCTGCTGGATGACTACGACGGCATCCTGCTCACCGACGGTTACGAGGGCTATGCCCAGGTGGTGCGCGACAATGCGATCACTCACGCTGGCTGCTGGGCGCACGCCAGGCGGCAGTTCGTCGAGGCCCAGAAAGCCCAGCCCAAGGGCAAGACCGGGAAGGCGGACCGAGCGCTGGCGTCCATCGGCAAACTCTACCGCGTGGAACGCGAGGCGCAGGGCCTGCCCGTTGAGGAGCGTGAACGCCTGCGCGCCACGCACAGCCAGCCGCTGATCAAGGATCTGCGCCAGTGGCTTGACCAGTCACTGGAGAAGGTGCCGCCGAAGACCGCCATCGGCAAAGCCGTGCACTACCTCAACAGCCAGTGGCCCCGGCTCATCCGGTTCCTGGACGATGGGCGCATCCCGCTGGACAACAACCCCGCGGAGAACGCCATCCGGCCGTTCGTGGTGGGGCGCAAGAACTGGCTTTTTAGCCACACACAGCGGGGCGCCCACGCCAGCGCCACGATCTACAGCGTCATCGAGACGGCCAAGATCAACGGCCTGGAGCCCTACGCGTACCTGCTCGAGGTGTTAAAGAACCTGCCGGCGGCGACAACCGACGAGGCCATCACGGATCTGCTGCCGTGGAACCAGGATGAGAGCCTATACGCGCTCAAATCCGCTGAGTAG
- a CDS encoding branched-chain amino acid ABC transporter permease, with the protein MTQFLAVTLNGLTLAALYFIVASGFTLVFGLMRNINLAHGSLYLLGGYVGFEALKVFDNWFFAVAAAFITIALLGALLQLLVFRHLDGQELRQTLITLALSIIFADLMLWYWGGQTYQISAPEMFQGPFRTGLDILPAYPAMRLINVVIALGIGIGLWLFLTRTRIGMMIRAGVDDRGMLQASGVNVHLVFAVTFAVGAGLAGIAGVLGGTVQSISPGEDIRILLASLVVVIVGGMGSVVGSAVGAVVIGLAEQYGLAYTPTYGALYTFIILIVVLAVRPQGLFGKEV; encoded by the coding sequence ATGACGCAATTTCTGGCAGTAACGTTGAACGGGCTCACGCTTGCGGCCTTGTACTTCATCGTCGCCAGCGGTTTCACGCTTGTGTTCGGCCTCATGCGTAACATCAATCTGGCCCATGGGTCGCTGTACCTGCTCGGCGGTTACGTCGGCTTCGAGGCGTTGAAAGTTTTTGACAACTGGTTTTTTGCCGTGGCGGCAGCGTTCATTACCATTGCGCTCCTCGGCGCGCTGCTGCAGCTCCTGGTGTTTCGTCATCTCGACGGCCAGGAGCTGCGCCAGACACTCATCACGCTGGCGCTGTCGATCATCTTCGCCGACCTGATGCTCTGGTATTGGGGGGGGCAGACCTACCAGATTTCTGCCCCCGAAATGTTCCAGGGCCCCTTCCGCACCGGTCTCGATATTCTGCCTGCTTATCCGGCGATGCGACTGATCAACGTCGTGATCGCCCTAGGTATCGGTATCGGCCTATGGCTTTTCCTGACGCGAACCCGAATCGGGATGATGATCCGTGCTGGGGTTGATGATCGTGGCATGCTTCAGGCCTCCGGCGTAAACGTGCACCTGGTATTTGCCGTAACCTTTGCGGTGGGTGCCGGTCTTGCCGGCATTGCTGGTGTGCTTGGGGGCACGGTGCAGTCCATTTCGCCAGGCGAAGATATCCGTATTTTGCTTGCCAGTCTGGTGGTGGTGATTGTCGGTGGGATGGGGTCGGTGGTCGGCAGCGCGGTGGGTGCGGTGGTGATTGGGTTAGCAGAGCAGTATGGCCTTGCGTACACGCCCACCTATGGCGCGCTTTACACCTTTATCATTCTCATCGTCGTTCTGGCGGTTCGCCCTCAGGGGCTCTTCGGGAAGGAGGTGTAG
- a CDS encoding UPF0149 family protein: MTQSLPDHDTLETALAEVDAEIGAAEAQGLLAGMLSAAGEVEAARWIAQVLAGTEPKGDAARRCLEALAAVYEATHKGMDDSNLEFPLLVPDDGEPVGRRAEALGAWAHGFIYGLGVAGIADESQLPKEVSEIIGHLGEVSHAGSDDSGDDDEAAYAELLEFVRTGALLVREHLQPRRRDRPVPVPDGQQGSQRTH; encoded by the coding sequence ACGCCGAGATCGGCGCCGCCGAAGCGCAGGGTCTGCTGGCCGGCATGCTCAGTGCGGCAGGCGAAGTGGAAGCCGCCCGCTGGATCGCCCAGGTGCTTGCGGGAACTGAGCCGAAAGGGGACGCCGCCCGGCGTTGCCTGGAAGCGCTGGCCGCGGTGTACGAGGCGACCCACAAGGGCATGGATGACAGCAACCTGGAGTTCCCGTTACTGGTGCCCGATGACGGCGAGCCCGTCGGCCGGCGCGCCGAGGCCTTGGGTGCCTGGGCCCACGGCTTCATATACGGGCTGGGCGTGGCCGGTATCGCCGACGAGAGCCAGCTGCCCAAGGAGGTCAGCGAGATCATCGGCCATCTGGGCGAGGTGAGCCACGCCGGAAGCGATGACAGCGGCGACGACGACGAGGCCGCCTACGCGGAATTGCTGGAGTTCGTGCGCACCGGTGCGTTGCTGGTGCGTGAACACCTGCAGCCGCGGCGACGCGATCGCCCCGTGCCGGTGCCCGACGGCCAGCAGGGCAGTCAGCGTACCCACTGA
- a CDS encoding UbiH/UbiF/VisC/COQ6 family ubiquinone biosynthesis hydroxylase, translating into MAEHRADVIIVGGGMVGLALAAGLADTGYTVAVVEARQAPAWRREHTSNRVSAITHASRRLLERLGAWEAIAAARVSPFEAIHAWDAAGHPGVTFDAADRGEACLGHIVENTLVQDALRAAVGRRSNVSLYCPVTVDDLAIEPDRVGMRLGDGRRLRADLLVGADGARSMVREAAGIGADTRDYHQRGIVATVTTEIHHGAVARQRFLPTGPVALLPLADGRCSLVWSATEERADELEALDELAFSNALTDATEGVLGVVIAAEDRAAFPLRRLHANEYVAPRVALVGDAAHVIHPLAGQGVNLGFLDAAALVDVLAEGRQRHGDAGAYGALRRYARWRRADNALMQTAMDGFHWLFSNNDPVRAIVRNLGLGLTDRLVPAKTLFVDHAVGRRGDLPSLMR; encoded by the coding sequence ATGGCTGAGCACCGGGCGGACGTGATCATTGTTGGCGGTGGCATGGTTGGCCTGGCCCTGGCCGCCGGGCTCGCCGACACCGGCTACACCGTGGCGGTGGTGGAGGCGCGGCAGGCACCGGCCTGGCGGCGGGAGCACACCAGCAACCGGGTGTCCGCCATTACTCACGCCTCGCGGCGCCTGCTGGAGCGTCTGGGTGCCTGGGAGGCCATAGCCGCCGCCCGGGTGAGCCCCTTCGAGGCCATTCATGCCTGGGACGCGGCTGGCCATCCCGGCGTGACCTTCGACGCCGCCGATCGTGGCGAGGCCTGCCTGGGCCATATCGTCGAGAACACCCTGGTCCAGGACGCCCTGCGTGCCGCGGTAGGGCGGCGCAGCAATGTCAGCCTGTACTGTCCGGTGACCGTGGATGACCTCGCCATCGAGCCGGACCGGGTGGGGATGCGCCTGGGGGATGGGCGTCGTTTGCGTGCCGACCTCCTGGTGGGCGCCGACGGCGCCCGCTCCATGGTCCGCGAGGCGGCGGGTATCGGCGCCGATACCCGCGACTATCACCAGCGCGGCATTGTCGCCACCGTGACCACCGAAATCCACCACGGCGCCGTTGCCCGGCAGCGGTTCCTGCCCACGGGGCCGGTGGCGTTGCTGCCGCTGGCCGACGGCCGTTGCTCCCTGGTGTGGTCCGCCACCGAGGAACGGGCGGATGAGCTTGAGGCGCTGGACGAACTTGCCTTCAGTAATGCCCTGACCGATGCCACCGAGGGTGTGCTGGGAGTGGTGATTGCCGCCGAGGATCGGGCGGCGTTCCCGCTGCGGCGTCTGCACGCCAACGAGTACGTGGCCCCGCGGGTCGCGCTGGTGGGGGATGCCGCCCATGTGATTCACCCGCTGGCCGGCCAGGGCGTGAACCTGGGCTTCCTGGATGCCGCAGCCCTGGTGGATGTGCTCGCCGAGGGGCGCCAGCGTCACGGCGACGCCGGCGCTTACGGGGCGCTACGCCGCTACGCGCGCTGGCGGCGGGCCGACAATGCGCTGATGCAGACGGCCATGGACGGTTTCCACTGGCTGTTCAGCAACAACGATCCCGTCCGTGCGATCGTGCGCAACCTCGGGCTCGGGCTCACCGACCGGCTCGTGCCTGCCAAGACGCTGTTCGTGGATCACGCGGTGGGGCGACGCGGGGATCTGCCTTCCCTGATGCGCTGA
- the tnpB gene encoding IS66 family insertion sequence element accessory protein TnpB (TnpB, as the term is used for proteins encoded by IS66 family insertion elements, is considered an accessory protein, since TnpC, encoded by a neighboring gene, is a DDE family transposase.), whose product MIRPGSDVAVYLCREPVDMRKSIDGLSLLVQEVMECDPFTAAVFVFCNRAQDKVKILFWECNGFVVWYKRLEQERFKWPVCGEQERLTLSGQELNWLLDGIDISRMRPHKALRYQSVG is encoded by the coding sequence ATGATCCGGCCCGGGAGCGATGTGGCGGTGTATCTGTGCCGCGAGCCCGTGGACATGCGCAAGTCCATCGACGGGCTCTCGCTGCTCGTCCAAGAAGTCATGGAGTGCGATCCGTTCACCGCGGCGGTGTTCGTGTTCTGCAACCGGGCGCAGGATAAGGTGAAGATCCTGTTCTGGGAGTGCAACGGCTTCGTGGTCTGGTACAAGCGCCTCGAGCAGGAGCGGTTCAAGTGGCCAGTGTGCGGTGAGCAGGAGCGTCTGACACTCTCCGGCCAGGAGCTCAACTGGCTGCTCGATGGCATCGACATTAGCCGCATGCGACCACACAAAGCGCTGCGTTATCAGTCGGTTGGCTGA